The Pangasianodon hypophthalmus isolate fPanHyp1 chromosome 25, fPanHyp1.pri, whole genome shotgun sequence nucleotide sequence CTGTCCACCGGGTAATATTTATCGTAGAAGTCCAAGATGTATTCCTCGGCCTTAAAGCCGAACTTCTGGTACAGCAGCATGGCTGGGTTGCTGGCGGAAACGTGAAGGGTGACGTCCTTCCCCATGCACGTCTACACAGAGACGAGACACTGTTTAATAGAGTCATGTAATATACTACGGATATGTTAtgtaagaaatgaataaattaaagctGTGGATAATAATAACCAACACAATAGGCTAAATACCTTGCATTtccctgatttatttatttatttatttattttggcctTGAATGAAGTTTATGTCCCTTCTCACCTGAATCAGATGGTAAATCATGAAGGTGGCGATCCCGGCTCTCCTCCACTCAGGATGCACCAGCAGGAAGGAGATGTAGGCTTCGTTATATTTGACATCAGGCACCATGAAGCCGAATCCGATCACCACTTTCTTATAAAGCACCACAACGCTGAAATCTGGGTACTGAAGGCACTCGGACAGGTCCACGCcttctcacacatacacacacacacacacacacacacacaaacacagggttACATTATACCAGCAGGAGCTTTAGTTAAGTCTATGggcaggggtgcacatacttacTCACGTACTAACATTACCAAATACAAACTCACAAAGCTTCTAATCTCTAGTACAGGATGTTCACCGCTGAACGATGGCTTACCGGGCCAAAACATATCATGGCACATGGAGTTGACGGAGGGGATGTGGTTTGGTCGGACGTAGCAGTAGTCTATGGGTGATTCAGGCTCTGGAACCCAGGACGGGTCGTTCCTGTGCGGGTACGCGCGAATCTCGGCCAGCAGGCTCATCTTCAGCGGCCGTGTCTCGTAGTCTCTCCTGCATCCACCCACAGACGCATTAACACCTCTGTACTTGATAAACCCGATTACAGAGAACGCTTGCATAACTGTCTATACAGGACGCCTACGTAATACCATAAATTTCAGTGAAGAGACATTATTGGGCCAACTCTGctgaaaatgtgttattttcagCAACCTCTCACTTTGGATAGACACTCGCTTTGGAAATATAAACCTGAGCGATGATTTTAGTCTCATCTGCTCTCAGGAGGATCCCTGATTTCCAATGGCTTAAATCAATGTTTTGGGATTTTCTGTATATTTGTTTAACTGTCGTACCTTATATAAGGTTTGAGAGTTCTAGACGTGTAAGGGCTCTTTATTTCTTGGTCCATACAGGCGTCGGAGCCCATGAGTCTGTGCCAGAAGGAGACGTTGGACTGGTAGAAACCCTTCCTGCTGGATGACGTGACCTGTAAAAAGAAAACCGAAGTAAACAGGCCATGTACGACACGTACAATAATCCTCGTTGCGTCTCACTCTTACACAAAGCTGTGTGTTACCTGGAAGCGGTCGAGGATGCGCAGATCCTGGCTGTTCATCCTGTACTTGCCCGTCTCGCTGATTGTGGATACCTGCGCTCCGTACACCCCCCCGACCAAGCTGAGGGCGGCGCTGACAGCCTGGTCGACGTCCAGCAGGGGGAGCCCTCGCTCACGCTTAGCCTGTCGCACCAGGAGTTTGCGGCGCAGCCGGTTGGCCTGCGGCGTGACAGCCAGCGCTTGGGGACATGCTTCCAGCCTGCGCAGCAGCATACGCTCCTCGTATAGGCTGAGAGGTGCGTAGCGGGGCGCGGGCGCCGGTCCTACTTCGCCTTTGTCCTTCCTGCGCTCGCCTTTCTCCTTCCTGCCTTCGTCTCTGCCGTCCTCTGCGTCGTCCTCGCTCTCCGGCTCCTGCTTAATCAGCTCCTGCTTTTTGCGTGCGAAAACCGTGGCTGTGGTGCCCCTGGGCGGGGGTGCGTACTCGATTCCCGGGTCGATTGCGCTGTCGCCGTCCAGCTCTTCGTCGTCTATggaatataaaaatgttataaattcaGACTACCAAAAAAACGTGAGTACCTCTACCATCCGTACTCACCGTGAAAGAGCGCCTGAGGGGGCATGGCATCCGGTACGAGGTCTGCCTCCGAGAGCAGGCTGGGCGTGGCCGAGTGCGAGGCGGGCGTGCCGGGAGCGGAGAAATCGGGCGAGGGTGATGGTGACGGTGACGTTCGGTCTGACGAGCTCAGCGAGGCGAAGTCCACCACCTCGCCCCTCTCCAGCGTGAAGGAGCGTCCGGTCGGTCTGAGTGGCACTGACGAGGCAGCCTCTCTCTGAGCCCGCCGGATCTCCTTGGCCTCCTGCGTGCGTGAGCGCTTCTCTTTCAGGCGCATGGCGCTCTCCACGGCGCTGCGCCCTCCGCGCTTTCGCAGCCCCTCCACCGTAATGGTGGGGTCTGGTGGTGGCTTCGATGCGgctggaataaaataaaacagaattactGGTGTACAGAATCAACTAAAATGGACGGACTAATAAAGAACGACTTAAGAGGTGAGATTGAAGTTCTACCTTTGGCCTTGAGGGATGAACCGGAGGTCTTGTCTCCCTCTGGTCTGAGGGTCGGAGGTCGGTTTTGGACCAGCTTCCACCAGCCAGGCTCGCCAAACTCCTGCGCTCCCGAACGGAAGAATGTCGGGCTTCCTACAGACAAACAACCCGCCACTGTGCTCCACCATGTTGACGTCTTCTtcctgcccaaaaaaaaaaaaaaaaaaccaatattCCGTTGTTCTGCAGGGTCATGAGGTCATGCCAAAAAAGTTggataattctgttttttttcctattttcacAACAAAACATGTATAACAGAGTAACCACTAGcctaaatatgtgtgtgtgtggtctgtcaCTGACCTGCTGCCTAGTAGAAATGTCCAGTGTCGGCTGATGAAAGCGCAGATGTCCTCTTTCCAGCGGAAGTAGCCTTGCCGGCCCGTACCCTCCAAAGACAGGTTATACATGGCGAGCatcaccacctacacacacacacacacacacacaccatacacacacaagccttACAAGTTGACAAGATGTTATTGTACAGACTTCTTTATTTACCTTGGAACACATCATAATGACTTGACACTAGTACACGTACTAGGCACTAGTGATTCTAATAAAACATCCTGATTGTCAGTCAAAATGAGTCTCAAGAAACCAGGTACCAGTAATGAATTTTATGTACAGCATTAGGATAAGATTAGATTTGTATTATATGGATTTAGCAGTTATGGGAGTAATAACATAGAAAATACCTGCTGCCACGTGAGGCGCATCCTTTCGAAGCTCTCCTTGCCGTCGTCGGAACAGTCGGAGCAGATGAACTTAAAGAAGTTGTCTCCTTTCAGGTAGCTGGGCTGCTCTCCGTGAAGCTGGGCTGAACCACCAAAACCCAGAAATgtcaagagagggaaaaaaaaacatctacatCAAGAAACGTCACCAAGGTCAAATGACTGATCTCTAGAAATTCCTTGAGAGAGAGTTTTATCAAAGTCACGTGACTAGCTGCAAATCATCCCGAGTCTACGAGGTCCTCTCACCAGAGGGGATCCACTTGCGGCACTTTTCGCAGTAGAAGGCCATGTCCTCGCTCCAGGTTCCCTCGGTGTCCTCGCCCGGGTCGCTGGTCAGCGAGTCGCCGCTCTGGTCGTGCGAGAGGTCCACGGACGCCTGGTCCTCAGATTCCACGATGAGCAGAGTCTCGCCCTCCACCTCGCCCTCCTCCAGACCATCAGAGGCTGACGTGCACATAGCCTCCTCGTCCTGTCCCATCATGCCCCGCTTCTCCAGTCCGTCCATTTTCCCCTCTGTGGTAAGAAAACGAACGACAAGCAATATCAAAATGTGGCTATAATCAGAGAAGACGAGAAGGGTAATTACTCCTCCTTGCAGAGCAAAAAAGTCCATGGGGTGGAGTTGCTGCTCTAGCTCCTCCTATATGGGTGGAGCCGAGCCATGAAGTCCAGCGGGTACAGACAATTCTGTGCGTTTCAAGCTGGATAAGTATGTTGTTATGTGcattagggttagggg carries:
- the kat14 gene encoding cysteine-rich protein 2-binding protein, which encodes MDGLEKRGMMGQDEEAMCTSASDGLEEGEVEGETLLIVESEDQASVDLSHDQSGDSLTSDPGEDTEGTWSEDMAFYCEKCRKWIPSAQLHGEQPSYLKGDNFFKFICSDCSDDGKESFERMRLTWQQVVMLAMYNLSLEGTGRQGYFRWKEDICAFISRHWTFLLGSRKKTSTWWSTVAGCLSVGSPTFFRSGAQEFGEPGWWKLVQNRPPTLRPEGDKTSGSSLKAKAASKPPPDPTITVEGLRKRGGRSAVESAMRLKEKRSRTQEAKEIRRAQREAASSVPLRPTGRSFTLERGEVVDFASLSSSDRTSPSPSPSPDFSAPGTPASHSATPSLLSEADLVPDAMPPQALFHDDEELDGDSAIDPGIEYAPPPRGTTATVFARKKQELIKQEPESEDDAEDGRDEGRKEKGERRKDKGEVGPAPAPRYAPLSLYEERMLLRRLEACPQALAVTPQANRLRRKLLVRQAKRERGLPLLDVDQAVSAALSLVGGVYGAQVSTISETGKYRMNSQDLRILDRFQVTSSSRKGFYQSNVSFWHRLMGSDACMDQEIKSPYTSRTLKPYIRRDYETRPLKMSLLAEIRAYPHRNDPSWVPEPESPIDYCYVRPNHIPSVNSMCHDMFWPGVDLSECLQYPDFSVVVLYKKVVIGFGFMVPDVKYNEAYISFLLVHPEWRRAGIATFMIYHLIQTCMGKDVTLHVSASNPAMLLYQKFGFKAEEYILDFYDKYYPVDSKECRHAFFLRLRR